The window CAACATCACCTAAGTTAAGTGCAGTTGTAAATGAGTTGAATTCTACCAGCTTGCGTTTCGGAGTTGTGTTTGCTTTCGCGAAATGGCCTTTCAATGGTTGAGTTGTGTTTTTCTCTTTTTTCTCATCGTAACCCAGTTGGATTGACGAGTAACCATCTACTTCTTCGGTTTTTACCTGTGTAACTACACAAGGTCCAGCCTCGATTACCGTACAAGGAATGTTTCTTCCTTCGGCATCAAAGATACTGGTCATTCCTACTTTTTTTCCAATAATTCCTGACATTTTATCTTTTAATTTTAACACCCATCGAAGCAGTAGGGCTTCGTTCAAGGTGGTTGTACATCCCCGAAAGGGACGGCAAAGATAGACAAGAATTATTAATTTTCAAATAGTTAGCGAAATATTTTTTCAAATAAATTGCTGATATGATGCGATTTAACTTTAAAAGTAGTGTTAATGAGCTAAACCACCATTTAAACTGATAGTTATAATCGCTAAAATGATAAATCCGATAAGCACATATAGGTAATCGCGCTCTATTAAAAAGCTAAAAATGGCGAACACAATCCGGGCTATCGGCGTGAATATCAGCATCAATATGCCAAATTGCACTACTGCATCGCCCTGAAAAGTAAGTACACCTTTGAATATGGCTGCTATCGACGAAAATTTAGCCAGCTCGGGTTTAAAAACTTTATAGTCGGTAATTACACCTTTGTTATGGCTCAGGAAAATTACCCCGCCTATTAGCACAATACCCATCGAAATAATTACGCCTGCACGCAAAAGTGTACCCAGTATTAGCTGAATATCTTTATCTTTTATGTTTTCCTTATTGGCTGTGTTCATTACAATCCGCTTATTCCTTTATAAATCATTTGCATAGCCAGAAATGCAACCACCACCGCAAACACAATTTTAAGCTTATCGGTTTTGGTTTTCAATAAAACTTTCGAACCCACCGTAGCACCGGTTAAAACGCCAATACAAACCGGCATGGCGATACCTGGATCGATTTGACCACGATGTAGGTAAACCACCGCACTGGCCGCTGCAGTAACGCCCATCATAAAATTACTGGTAGTGGTCGATACTTTAAAAGGCAAACGCATAATGTTATCCATCGCAATTACTTTTAAAGCTCCGCTTCCAATACCCAGCAAACCAGATAAGGTTCCGGCAAAAAGCATCATAAAGAAACCGCCGGGTATGTGCTTTACCGCATAGGCATGCTCTGTTCCCCTGTCGGGATAAGATCCGTTCAATTTAAAAAACCTGGCCCATTTATCGGTATCATCTAAAGTAGTATGGTCTACTTTCTTCTTCAAAGTCATG is drawn from Pedobacter sp. HDW13 and contains these coding sequences:
- a CDS encoding DUF1634 domain-containing protein, which produces MNTANKENIKDKDIQLILGTLLRAGVIISMGIVLIGGVIFLSHNKGVITDYKVFKPELAKFSSIAAIFKGVLTFQGDAVVQFGILMLIFTPIARIVFAIFSFLIERDYLYVLIGFIILAIITISLNGGLAH